The Novosphingobium aromaticivorans DSM 12444 genome segment AGCAACTGGTTCTGGCCATAGTCGAACGCCAGCGGCAGGACGGCAAGGACCCGGTCTGCGGGCGACAGCCGCAGATAGTGCGCCACGCTGACCGCCCCCAGCCAGAGGTTCGCCTGGCTCAGCATCACGCCCTTGGGCCTTCCGGTCGACCCGCTGGTGTAGAGGATCGCGGCAAGGCTGTCCGGCGCGGCGTCCGATGGCGGCAATTGCCCGCCAAGCGCTTCGGCCTCGGCCCATGCGGCGGGCTCCTCGATCAGTGGGCACGACGCGTCGCCGGGTTCCAGCGAATCCAGCCGCGCCTTGTTCGACACGAGCAGCGCCGCGCCGCTGTCGGCCAGGATATGCGCGACCTGCCCGCGCTTGAGCAGCGGATTGACCGGCACGTGCACAAGACTAGCACGGACCGCCGCCAGCGGCATGAGGCAGGACAGCTCCGACTTCGGCAGCCACGTCGCCACCCGCGCGCCGCGCTCCGGCACGCGCGATTGCAGCCAGTTCGCGAGCAGTCCTACACGAGCATTTAACGCTTCGTGGGTTAGGGTGTGGTTCCTGAGCACGAGCGCAGGCGCCCCCCGCTCTCCGCGAAGGGCAAGATGATCGAGCGGATGGACGGTGGGATCGGGCTCGGCGGTCACGCAGGTCTCGACTAAGGAATGCTGGAACGTTGAACGTCTATCACGCCAGTCTCGAGGAAGCGCAAGCCGACCCGCGCCTGAAGGGGTTGCAAGGCGCCTCGCCGTTCGAGCGGCTGGACTGGCTGGCGCTGCTGGCGAACGAATGCCTCGACCCGGCGCGGGCGCGCCTGAGCGTGGTCACCAGCGGCGAGTGCATGGCCGCGCTCCCCTGGATCGAGCGCGAGGGACGGATCGACGCGCTGGCCAACTGGTACAGCTTTTTTGTTTCTCCTCTTGGCGATAGCGCTCTTCTTTCACGGATAGTCGAGGCGCTTCCGCACGGGCGCGCCGCGTTCGCGCCACTGCCCGAGGAAGATGCGCGCCTGCTTGCCCGCGCCTTTCGGAACGCGGGGTGGTGTACGCTCGCGGCGCCTTGCGACGTCAACCATGTGCTTCCGGTCGAGGGGCGGTCCTTCGCCCAATACTGGGCCGAGCGTCCGGGCGCGCTGCGCGAGACGGTGCGTCGCAAGAGCCGCAAGGGCGAAGTATCCTTGCGCATCTTGACCGAATTTTCTCCCGAAGATTGGGAGGCTTACGAGACGATCTACAGGCTGAGCTGGAAGCCGGGCGAAGGCAGCCCGGCATTCCTGCGCAAATGGGCCGAAGCCGATGGCGAGGCGGGGCGGCTGCGGCTCGGCATTGCCGAAATCGACGGAGCGGCAGTGGCCGCGCAGTTCTGGACCGTCGAGGGTGGCACGGCCTACATCCACAAGCTCGCCCACGACGAACGCTTCCGAAAATCCTCGCCCGGGACGCTCCTGACGGCCGCGATGTTCGAACACGTGATCGACCGCGACCGCGTGGACCTGATCGATTTCGGGACAGGAGACGATCCCTACAAGCGCGACTGGATGGACGACGTGCGCTCGCGCTGGAGCGTGCAGGCCTGGCGTCCGGGCGCAGTGCGGCACTGGCCCTCGCTGGCCCTGGCGCTGGCCCGGACACTGGCCGGGCAGATCATGCGGCCTCTTGTGTCGCGAAATGGCGATGGTTAAGGGCTGACCCGAACGACACCTAAAAGCACCTAGCGCCACCTAACCACACCCGGGGCCCGATGACCGACACCGACAGCACCCTGCGCGATATCCTGAAAGACGTGCTTGGCCTTTCGGCAGAACGCGTCGCCGCGTTCGATGCCTCCACCGGCCTGTTCGGAGATCTGCCCGAGCTGGATTCGATGGCGGTCGCCGGCCTGCTGACCGAGATCGAGGACCGCCTCGACATCGTGATCGAGGACGACGAGGTCGATGGCGAATTGCTCGAAACCTATGGCAACCTGCTGGCCTTCCTGGATTCCAAAGTCGCCGCGTGATCGCAAGCTGGCCCTGCCCCGGGCCTGACGGCCACTGCGACGAATATGCCTTCGGCTTCGACCGCGCACGCAAGCGGCGCCTGCTGATCGTTCCCCCTCCTTTCGACGAGGCGAACCGCATGCGGCGGATGCTCGTCGATGCGATGCGGGCGCTGGACGCAGCGGGGATCGACAGCTTCCTCCCCGACCTTCCGGGCTGCAACGAGAGCAGCCAGCACTTTTCGGCGCAGAGCCTTCACGCCTGGCGCGGGGCGATGGCGCAGGCGGCGCGGCACTTTGGCGCGACCGACGTGCTGGCGGTGCGCGGCGGGGCGCTGGTCTTTCCGGGCCATCTTCCGGGCTGGGTTCTGGAGCCGGCGAAGGGCGCGTCGATCCTGCGCCAGATGATCCGCGCACGTGTGATCGCGGCGCGTGAGGCGGGGCGGCACGAGGACAGCGCCGCGCTTCTGGAACAGGGGCGCACACAGGGGCTGGAGCTTTCCGGGTGGCACTGCGGTGCCTCGCTGATCGCCGGACTCGAGAACGCCTTGCCGGAAATCGAGGGGCAGCGGATCGTGTCGCAGGGCGAACTCGGCGGCGCCGGGCTGTGGCTGCGGGCAGAACCCGCGGCGGCGCCCGAGCAATCGGCCGCGCTCGCACGCCTCATCGCGCAGGACCTTGGCGAATGACGCGGCGGCATCTGACGTTCGCTTGCGAGGGCGCGACGCTGGTCGGCACGCTCGACATCGACGGGGCGAGCCATGGCACGGGGCTGCTAATTGTTTCGGGGGGCAACGAACTGCGGGCAGGCGCATGGTCTGGACAGGCACAGCTTGCAACCAGGCTGGCGCACGCCGGGTTCCCGGTCTTTCGATACGACCGGCGTGGCGTGGGCGACAGCGAGGGCGAGAACCTGTCGTTTCGCGGCGCCCTGCCCGACATCGCGGCGGCGCTGGCGGCCTTCCGCAGCGCCGCGCCGCACCTTTCGCGGATCGTCGCGTTCGGAAATTGCGATGCGGCGGCGGCGCTCATGCTGTTTGGCGCGGAGCTTCAGGTCGACGGGCTGGTGCTGGCCAATCCCTGGACGATCGACGGCGAGGAAGCACCGGATGCCATGCCGGCCTCGGCCATTCGCAGCCGCTACCTGGGCAAGCTGGCCAGCCCGCGAGAGATCTGGCGGCTGCTTTCGGGCGGCGTGAACCTCGGCAAGTTGGCCAGGGGCTTGCGCACCGCCGCAGGGCATTCCCCTGCCCACGCCGGACTGGCGCAGGACATGAAGGCCGGACTCGACGCGTTCGCCGGTCCCGTGGCGATCCTGCTGGCGAGCCGGGATCGCACCGCGCAGATGTTCGAGGAGGCCTGGGGCGGCGAAGACCCGCGCATCGCGCGGATCGACAGCGCATCGCACAGCTTCTCCGACGAGGCCGCGCGCGAATGGCTCCACGCGCGGCTGGTCGAAGCGCTTACGCGATAACGGCCTGTGCGGCCTTGAAGTCCAGTTCGGCGAGGAAGCGTTCCGCGTCGAGCGCCGCCATGCAGCCCGTTCCGGCAGCGGTAACCGCCTGGCGATAGGTGTGATCCATGACGTCACCGCATGCGAAGACGCCCGGGATCGCGGTCTTGGGCGTGCCGGGCTGAACGACGATGTAGCCGCTCTCGTCGAGTTCGAGCTTGCCCTTGAACAATTCGGTGGCCGGCGCGTGGCCGATGGCAACGAAGGCGCCGTCGGTTTCGACGACGGATTCGGCGCCAGTGACCGTATCGACCAGCTTCACGCCGGTCAGGCCCTTGCCCGCCTCGCCCACGAAGCTGTCGACCTTCTGGTTCCACAGCACCTTGACGTTGGGATGGGCGAAGAGACGGTCCTGCAGGATCTTCTCGGCGCGCAGGCTGTCGCGGCGGTGGATCAGGGTCACGTCGGGCGAATGGTTGGTGAGGTAGAGCGCCTCCTCGACCGCGGTGTTGCCGCCGCCGATCACGACGACCTTCTTGCCGCGATAGAAGAACCCATCGCAGGTGGCGCAGGCCGAAACGCCCTTGCCTGAAAACTCCTGCTCGCCCGGCACGCCGAGCCACTTTGCCTGGGCGCCGGTGGCGATGACCAGCACGTCGCCTTCGTAGATGTCGCCGCTGTCGCCCACGGCGCGGAACGGCGAGCCATCGAGGCTGACCTCGAGGATCGTGTCCCACATCATGCGGGTGCCGACGTGTTCGGCCTGGGCCTGCATTTCCTGCATCAGCCAGGGACCCTGGATCACGTCGCGGAAGCCGGGGTAGTTCTCGACGTCGGTGGTGATGGTGAGCTGGCCGCCAGGCTGAAGACCCTGCACCACGATCGGCTCCATCCCCGCGCGCGCGCCATAGATCGCGGCGGAAAGTCCGGCCGGGCCGGAACCGATGATGAGCATGCGGGTCTTGTGCGTCGTCGCCATGGAAACTCCTCCAACGGGCAGGCTGGCCGTCGGCAGGCGAGATAAGCGGCGCCGGAGCCAAAAGCGAGTCCGCCCGCCCCGCTTTTTCCGCAGCTATCCGACAGTTTTTCTTTAGCGAGGCCGCCGGGAATGCTGCAGTCAGGCCTCCACCAACCGCCGCTCCATCGCCTCGAGCGCCTGCGGGGTGACGCCGAGGACATCGCGCGCATAGTCCTCCACGCTGCCGTGGCTTTCGATCATCGCGGCAAAGGCGCGGTCGAGGAAGGCCGCGTCGACGCCCATCAGCACTCGCACCGCAGCATCGTCCATCGACCGGCCGAACCCTTCGCGGACATGCCGCGCACCGGCCTCGATCCGCGCCTCGGCGTTGCCGGCGGTGTTGGTGAGCAGGTAGTCGGCCATCATGTCGTCTGGATGCACGCCGAGCAGATGGTGAACCAGCGCGGCGGCAACGCCGGTCCGGTCCTTTCCGGCGAGGCAATGCAGAAGGCTGGGCGCATCACGCCCTGCCAGGGCCTGCATGTAGAGGCGGAACGTGCCGACGAGGACCGGACGGAACGGCAGGGTCTCATAAAGGCGGAGCATGGCCTGGTGCGCATCGGCGGCAGAGCGCACCTCGCGCGCCATTTCCTCGTGAGCGGCCCGCCCGCGAACGCTGGCAGTCTCGCCCGGATGGAACAGGACCTCACCCGCGAAATCCTCGTGGCGCAGGCAGGGGTTGGCTTCACGCTCGCTATCGCCGCGAAGGTCGACGACGGTGCCCAGGCCGATCCGCTGCACCTTCGCCAGGTCGTCCGGCGTCGCCTCGGAATGCTGGCCGGAGCGCCACAACACGCCCTTGCGCAGCCGACCGCCCCGCGCGGCATAACCGCCGTAGTCACGAAAGTTGTGAATGCCCTCGAGCGGAAGAACGCGATCCTGCGCCATGCGCCTGCCAAATCCGTTGCTGTTGAAAACCCGTAACTCGCGCAGGCATTGGCGCGAGAAGCACGGCGCTGGCAAGCACAAAACTGCCGGGCGTGCCCGAAGGCTCAGGCCGTCCGCGCCGCCAGGGGTTCGAGGGCACGCGCCACCACGACCGCAGCGGGCGTGGGCTTGGGCACGAGCGTGCCGCCCAGCTTGCGTACGCCTTCGTCCATGCGGTCCAGATCTCCGGTGTGAAGGACGTAGGGAATGCCCATGCCGGCAAGCGTGCGGGCAACCTGTTCGCAGGTCTGCCCCTGCCCCAGGGACACATCGAGGATTGCGGCGGAAATAGCGGTGGACTGGACGATGGACAGCGCCTCGCCCAGATCGAGCGCGGTAAGCGGCTCGCACCCGGCATCCTCGACGGCGAATTCCAGGTCGAGAAGGATCAGTGGCTCATCGTCGAGAACCAGAACACGGCAGGGCTCGCCCGATGAGGGGTGCATGAGCGTCATTCGGCATTCTCCCGGAGGGGAATGTTCAGTCGGGCCCGAAGCCCGTCCTGATGCCATTCGCGCACAATTCCACCCCTTGCCATGTCCAACATGCGGTCCACAATTCCATCGTTTCCGGTATCAAGGGAGACGCGCGGCGAAGCGCTCTGTTCCACCCAGTCGATTCTGATCGCCGGCCCCTCTGTCGAGCCGTTCTTGCGCCAGGCCACGGTGATCTTTCCGCTATCGGCGCTGAGCGCGCCGTGCTTGATGGCATTCACCGCCAGTTCGTGAAGCGACAGGCCGAGCACAGAGACGGAAGCGAAGTCCGAACGCAGGCCATTGCCCTCGAACGCGATGCGCGTGCCATCGGGATCGTAAGGCGCGAGAACGGCGCGGATCGCCTGCCCGACTTCGACCGTCTCGCGGTGCGAATCGTCGAGCGTGGTCTCGTAGGCGCGGCCAAGCGCCTGGATGCGATCGTTGATTTCGCGCGCTTCGACTTCGATGCCGCGTACACGGCCGGTGAAGTTCACGATGCTGCCGATCACGGCGAACATGTTCTTCATGCGGTGCGACAATTCGCGGGCGAGCTGGCGGGCATGGCGCTCATCCGCGCGAACCGCGCGGACGTCGGACACGTCCCACTGGCTGCCGAAGAAGTAGATCAGCCGGCCATCGGCGTCATAGACCGGACCCAAATGGAGCGCATTCCAGAACGCCGTGCCATCCTTGCGGTAGTTGAGCAGTTCGACGACGATGACGTCCTCGCGCTCGAGCGCGGCCTTGATCCGGGCGACGGCCGCAGGGTCGGTGCCGGGGCCTTGCAGAAACCGGCAGTTGCGGCCGACGACCTCGTGTTCGTCATAGCCGGTAAGATGGCGGAAGGCCCGGTTCGCGAAAACGATGGGCAGGTCTTTCTCGTGCGGATCGCACAGGCAGATCGCCATTCTGGTCTGCGCCATCGCCTGCTCGAACAGCACTCCGGACGCACCTTCGAAGGTATCTTCGGGATGCTGTGCGCGAAAGCGGGCCACAGCCGGATCGAACGCGGTGTGGGCCTGATCCGTGTAGCCAGGCGGCGGAAAGTTGTCGGAGGATTTGTCGTTCATGTCAGCGGCACCTGCCGGCTGGAATGCACCTCCTAGTGATTGGTTCCGAAAAATCGTATTAGAAACATACGTTTCATTTCCGTTCGAGCGGAATGACGGCCAAAGTAAGCCTTGAAACGCAAACGAGTTTCCCGGCTTCATCCTCGATCCGGATGGACCAGACGTGCGTGGTCCTGCCCAGTGCATCGGGCCGTGCGGTGGCATAGACCCAGCCGTCGCGGACGGGGCGCAGGTGGTTGGCGTTGATCTCCATGCCGACCGTGGCGAAGCGATCGGGATCGACGACCATAGCCCCGGCCATCGAGCCGATGGTTTCGGCAAGGGCGACCGAAGCGCCACCGTGGAGCCTGCCGAATGGCTGGTGGGTGCGATGATCGACCGGCATCCGGCCGCGCACCCAATCTTCGCCGCAATCGACGAACTCGATGCCGAGGTGCGCGGGCATCGAGGAACTGCCGAGCCGGGTCAGCCGATCCATTGACGGCATCTCGCCGTTCCACCAGATCATGCGAAACCCTCGGCAAGGAAGCGTTCGGCGCAACCCGCAAGGACTGCAGTGCCAAGCGGCAGCACGCTTTCATCGACCATCATGCGGGTCGAATGGATGGAGCAGCAGGAGCGCCAGTCGACGCCCTCGTGGGCCACCCCGAGGAAGAACATCGCGCCTGGCACCTTTTCAAGGACGTAAGAGAAATCCTCGGCCCCCATGATCGGGCTGTCGAGGCGATGGAAGCCACGCTCTCCGGTGAGATCCTGGACGACCTTCTCGCCAAGATCGACCGCGCGGGCATCGCAGACGGTGACCGGAAAACCGGGAGTGATCGCGACATCGGCGCTCAGCCCGTGGGCGGCGGCGATGTTGGTGGCGACGCGGGTCAGCGCTTCGTGGAGGCGGGCGCGATTGGTGGCGGAAAGCGTGCGCAGCGTGCCGCGCATGGCGACGCGATCGGCAATGACGTTGTGCGCGGTGCCCGCCTCAATCCTGGCCACGGTGGCGACGACCGGGTCGGAGACGGGGAACTTGCGGGTGACGACCGCCTGAAGCGCCGTCACGATCTCGCAGGCGACTGGCACCGGGTCGAGAGCATCGTGCGGCATCGAGGCGTGGCCGCCCCGCCCCTGCACCACGATGTCGAACTGGTCTGCCGAGGCGAGCAGCGGCCCGGCGCGCCCAGCAACGAGGCCGTGCGGGCTGTTGGGCATGACGTGCAGCGCAAACGCGGCATCCGGCAGCGGATCGATCAACCCGTCCTCGAGCATGAAACGCGCGCCGTGGAAGCCTTCCTCTCCCGGCTGGAACATGAACTGGACCTCGCCCGCGATCCGGTCTGCCCGCGCGCAAAGAAGTTCGGCGGCGCCCGCCAGCATGGCGGTGTGGGTATCGTGCCCGCAGGCATGCATCGCGCCGGGGATGGTCGAGGAAAACGGCAACCCGGTTTCCTCTGTCATCGGCAGGGCGTCCATGTCGCCGCGCAGGAGGACGCGGCGACCCGGCCCAGCCCGGCCCTTGAGCGTGGCAACGAGCCCCGTGGTCGACGGCCCCTCGCGCCATTCGAGCGGCAGGTGGGCAAGCGCGTTGCGCACCTTGTCGCGCGTGCGGGGGGTGTGCAGGCCGAGTTCGGGTTCGGCATGGATCGCGCGTCGCAACGCGACGATGGCGTCGGAAAATCCGCGCGCCTGTTCGAGCAGTTCTTGCTGGAGCATGGGAAGCCTCTTCGGGGGATCGCCTTGCCTTCAGGCTGGCACGGCACGCGCCTGCTGTCGAGCCGTCGGAATCGGCTTGCACATGCACAAATGGCACGTTAATCGATCGATTAAAGTCAAAGATCGCAACCGGAGAGCCTGAGATGCCCGAAGCCTATATCATCGACGCCGTCCGTACGCCGCGCGGGATCGGCAAGCCCGGCAAGGGCGCCCTTTCGCACCTGCACCCGCAGCATCTTGCCGCGACGGTGCTCAAGGCGCTGAAGGACCGCAACGACCTGGACACCTCGACCGTCGACGACATCATCTGGTCGACCTCGTCGCAGGTGGGCAAGCAGGGCGGCGATCTTGGCCGCATGGCAGCGCTGGCGGCAGGGTACGACATCTCGGCCAGCGGCACGACGCTCGACCGGTTCTGCGGCGGCGGCATCACTTCGGTGAACCTTGCCTGCGCCTCGGTCATGTCGGGCATGGAAGATTGCGTGATCGCCGGCGGCACCGAGATGATGAGCTTCACCGCCGCCCACGGCGCGGAGCTGGCCAATGCCGGGATCAAGCCGCTGGGCATGGGTTCGGGCAACATGGAACTGGATGCCCTGCACCCGCAGTCGCACCAGGGCGTGTGCGGCGATGCCATTGCCGCGCGCGAGGGGATCGACCGCATGGCGCTCGACGCGCTCGCCCTCGTAAGCCAGGAACGCGCCGACCGCGCGATCCGCGAGGGGCGCTTCGACAAGTCGGTGGTCACCGTCTACAACCCCGACGGCACGGTGGCGCTCGACCACGAGGAATTCCCGCGTCCGGAAACGACGATGGAAGGCCTGTCCTCGCTCAAGGCAAGCTTCGACGGAATTGCCGACTTCGACCTTGGCGGCACCACGTTCCGCAAGCAGATCCAGCGCCGCTATCCGGAACTGGAGTGGAAGGGCGTGCATCACGCGGGCAACTCCTCCGGCGTGGTCGACGGTGCGGCGGCGCTGCTGATCGTTTCACCCGCCTATGCCGAGAAGCATGGCCTGAAGCCGCGCGCGCGCATCGTTGCCTATGCCAACCAGGGCGATGACCCGACGCTCATGCTGAACGCTCCGGTGCCGGCGGCAAGGAAGGTCCTCGACAAGGCTGGCCTTTCGAAGGACGACATCGACGTCTGGGAAATCAACGAGGCCTTCGCGGTCGTGGCCGAGAAGTTCATCCGCGATCTCGAACTGGACCGCGACAAGGTGAACATCAACGGCGGCGCGATGGCATTGGGCCATCCGATCGGCGCGACGGGATCGATCCTGATCGGCACCGCGCTCGACGAACTGGAGCGGTCGGGCGGGCGCTATGGCCTGGTCACGATGTGCGCGGCAGGCGGCATGGCACCGGCGATCATCATCGAACGCATCTGAACGGGCCTTGGCGCCACGCAACGGAAAAAGGCTCCCCCGCGACGGGGAGCCTTTTTTCGTAAGGGCGCAAGTTCAGTCGGCCGCGACGATGGGACCCGGCTCGTTCGCGACGATCCTGAGAACTTCGGTCCACGCGGCGACGTTTTGCGCCAGATCGGCCGGGTCGACCTTGTCGAGAGTGTCGTCGGGAGTGTGGTGCAGGTCGAAGTAGTGGGTGCCGTCCTGGTTGAGATCGACCACGCCGAGCTTCTGCTTCTCGATCACCGGCTCGACATCGGTCCCGCCATCGGCCTTGCCCGATCCGCGCACGATGCCCATCGGTGAAAGGGCGGCGGCGATACGGTCGGCCAGGGGCTTGCTGGCACTGCCAAGGTTGAAATTGACACGCCAGACCCGCGCGGCGCCGAAATCGCTCTCCATCGCGAGCGCGTGCGGCTCCGCGTGCCTTTGCGCATAGGCCTTGCCGCCGAAGCCGCCGAGTTCCTCGGACCCCGCCCACAGGACGCGGATCGTGCGCAGCGGCCTGCCGCCTTCCTGCGCGTTGAGCGCGGCGGCGGTGATGATGGCGCAGCCCGCCGCATCGTCGATGGCGCCCGTGCCGAGGTCCCAGCTATCGAGGTGGCAGCCGAGCAGGATGGGGGGAAGCGATGGGTCGCGCCCGGGCAAGTCGCCGATGACATTGCCCGAAGGCAGGTTGTCGGTCGTCCTGCCGGTAAGCGTCATCGCCAGCCGCATCGGCTTGCCGCCGCCGGCGATGCGGGCGATGAGATCGGCGTCCGGGTTGGACACTGCGCCCGCCGGGATCGGGCTCACGCCATCGGGAAACGTCGTGCCGCCGGTGTGGGGATTGCGGTGGCTGTCCGTGCCGATGGAGCGGATGACGACGCCCATGGCCCCCTTGGCCGCAGCGATGGCGGGCCCCTGGCGACGAACGTTGCCGTAGGGACCATAGCCGCTGCCATCCTGGCTGCGCTTCATCGCATGGTCGATGAAGGCGATCTTTCCGGCAAGCGATCCGGCGGGCGCTGCCTTCAGCGCATCGAGCGTGGGGAAGTAGACGACGTCGCCTTCGATGCCCTTGTCGGGCGTTGTGCCGCTGTAGCCAAGTGCGGTGACAGCCAGGCGGAACGGGATCGGGGCCTTGAGGCTCGCCTCGTCGCGGCCGCGCACGTAGCCGCGGATCGTGAACGGTTCGATGGCGACGCCGCTGAAACCGAGCGCCTCGAGCCGCGCCTGCGCCCATGTTCGCGCGCGCGCTTCGGCCTCGCTGCCCGGCATGCGCGGGCCGACTTCGCTGGTGAGGCCGGCGAGAATGTCCCAGGCGACATCGCCTTTCGGTTCTTCGGCCTGTGCGGCAAGGGGGACGAAAATGGCGGCGGTTAGCGCAGCGGCGCGGAACTTGTTTCGCATGAAACCTTGCCTATCTTGCGTCCAGTACTCTGCCAAGCCCCTCCGCCACCCTTCCGGCGCAAGCCCCGCTTGCCCGCACGGTTGCGCTCGGATAGAGGCGGCGCAACTCTATTCGCCTTATACCCAAGGACCCGACATGGCTGCCCAATACGCCTACGTCATGAAGAACATGACGAAGACCTTCCCCGGCGCGCAGAAGCCGGTGCTCAACAACATCAGCCTGCAGTTCTACCAGGGCGCCAAGATCGGCATTGTCGGCCCGAACGGCGCCGGCAAGTCGACCCTGATGAAGATCATGGGCGGGATCGACACCGACTTCACGGGCGAGGCCTGGCCGGGCGAGAACATCACCGTCGGCTACCTGCCGCAGGAACCGCAGCTCGACACGAGCAAGACCGTGCTCGAGAACGTCAAGGACGGCGCGCGCGAGACGGCAGACCTCGTCGACCGGTTCAACGAGATCTCCAACATCATGGCCGATCCGCCGGAGGACGTCGATTTCGACGCGCTGATGGAAGAGATGGGCGAATTGCAGGGCAAGATCGACGCTGTCGACGGCTGGACGCTCGACAACCAGCTCGAGATCGCGATGGAAGCGCTGCGCTGCCCTCCCGGCGACTGGCCGGTGGACAGCCTTTCGGGCGGTGAAAAGCGCCGCATCGCGCTGACCCGCCTGCTGATCCAGAAGCCGTCGATCCTGCTGCTCGACGAACCGACCAACCACCTCGACGCCGAAAGCGTCGAATGGCTTGAGAACCACCTCAAGGAATATGCCGGCGCGGTTCTGATGATCACCCACGACCGCTACTTCCTCGACAACGTGGTGGGCTGGATCCTCGAACTCGACCGCGGAAAGTACTTCCCGTACGAGGGCAACTACTCGACCTACCTCGAGACCAAGGCCAAGCGCCTGGCGCAGGAAGAGCGCGAGGAAAGCGGCAAGCAGAAGGCGCTCGCCCGCGAACTCGAGTGGATCCGGCAGACCCCGGCCGCGCGCCAGACCAAGTCCAAGGCGCGTATCCGCAAGTTCGAGGAACTGCAGAACGCACAGGACAACCGCGCCGTCGGCAAGGCCCAGATCGTCATCCAGGTGCCCGAGCGCCTGGGCGGCAAGGTCATCGAGGCGAAGAACATCTCGAAGGCCTATGGCGACA includes the following:
- the trxB gene encoding thioredoxin-disulfide reductase is translated as MATTHKTRMLIIGSGPAGLSAAIYGARAGMEPIVVQGLQPGGQLTITTDVENYPGFRDVIQGPWLMQEMQAQAEHVGTRMMWDTILEVSLDGSPFRAVGDSGDIYEGDVLVIATGAQAKWLGVPGEQEFSGKGVSACATCDGFFYRGKKVVVIGGGNTAVEEALYLTNHSPDVTLIHRRDSLRAEKILQDRLFAHPNVKVLWNQKVDSFVGEAGKGLTGVKLVDTVTGAESVVETDGAFVAIGHAPATELFKGKLELDESGYIVVQPGTPKTAIPGVFACGDVMDHTYRQAVTAAGTGCMAALDAERFLAELDFKAAQAVIA
- a CDS encoding acetyl-CoA C-acetyltransferase — translated: MPEAYIIDAVRTPRGIGKPGKGALSHLHPQHLAATVLKALKDRNDLDTSTVDDIIWSTSSQVGKQGGDLGRMAALAAGYDISASGTTLDRFCGGGITSVNLACASVMSGMEDCVIAGGTEMMSFTAAHGAELANAGIKPLGMGSGNMELDALHPQSHQGVCGDAIAAREGIDRMALDALALVSQERADRAIREGRFDKSVVTVYNPDGTVALDHEEFPRPETTMEGLSSLKASFDGIADFDLGGTTFRKQIQRRYPELEWKGVHHAGNSSGVVDGAAALLIVSPAYAEKHGLKPRARIVAYANQGDDPTLMLNAPVPAARKVLDKAGLSKDDIDVWEINEAFAVVAEKFIRDLELDRDKVNINGGAMALGHPIGATGSILIGTALDELERSGGRYGLVTMCAAGGMAPAIIIERI
- a CDS encoding PAS domain-containing protein — its product is MNDKSSDNFPPPGYTDQAHTAFDPAVARFRAQHPEDTFEGASGVLFEQAMAQTRMAICLCDPHEKDLPIVFANRAFRHLTGYDEHEVVGRNCRFLQGPGTDPAAVARIKAALEREDVIVVELLNYRKDGTAFWNALHLGPVYDADGRLIYFFGSQWDVSDVRAVRADERHARQLARELSHRMKNMFAVIGSIVNFTGRVRGIEVEAREINDRIQALGRAYETTLDDSHRETVEVGQAIRAVLAPYDPDGTRIAFEGNGLRSDFASVSVLGLSLHELAVNAIKHGALSADSGKITVAWRKNGSTEGPAIRIDWVEQSASPRVSLDTGNDGIVDRMLDMARGGIVREWHQDGLRARLNIPLRENAE
- a CDS encoding acyl carrier protein codes for the protein MTDTDSTLRDILKDVLGLSAERVAAFDASTGLFGDLPELDSMAVAGLLTEIEDRLDIVIEDDEVDGELLETYGNLLAFLDSKVAA
- a CDS encoding tyrosine-protein phosphatase, producing the protein MAQDRVLPLEGIHNFRDYGGYAARGGRLRKGVLWRSGQHSEATPDDLAKVQRIGLGTVVDLRGDSEREANPCLRHEDFAGEVLFHPGETASVRGRAAHEEMAREVRSAADAHQAMLRLYETLPFRPVLVGTFRLYMQALAGRDAPSLLHCLAGKDRTGVAAALVHHLLGVHPDDMMADYLLTNTAGNAEARIEAGARHVREGFGRSMDDAAVRVLMGVDAAFLDRAFAAMIESHGSVEDYARDVLGVTPQALEAMERRLVEA
- a CDS encoding response regulator receiver domain-containing protein; translation: MTLMHPSSGEPCRVLVLDDEPLILLDLEFAVEDAGCEPLTALDLGEALSIVQSTAISAAILDVSLGQGQTCEQVARTLAGMGIPYVLHTGDLDRMDEGVRKLGGTLVPKPTPAAVVVARALEPLAARTA
- a CDS encoding GNAT family N-acetyltransferase, whose product is MNVYHASLEEAQADPRLKGLQGASPFERLDWLALLANECLDPARARLSVVTSGECMAALPWIEREGRIDALANWYSFFVSPLGDSALLSRIVEALPHGRAAFAPLPEEDARLLARAFRNAGWCTLAAPCDVNHVLPVEGRSFAQYWAERPGALRETVRRKSRKGEVSLRILTEFSPEDWEAYETIYRLSWKPGEGSPAFLRKWAEADGEAGRLRLGIAEIDGAAVAAQFWTVEGGTAYIHKLAHDERFRKSSPGTLLTAAMFEHVIDRDRVDLIDFGTGDDPYKRDWMDDVRSRWSVQAWRPGAVRHWPSLALALARTLAGQIMRPLVSRNGDG
- a CDS encoding hotdog fold thioesterase; amino-acid sequence: MIWWNGEMPSMDRLTRLGSSSMPAHLGIEFVDCGEDWVRGRMPVDHRTHQPFGRLHGGASVALAETIGSMAGAMVVDPDRFATVGMEINANHLRPVRDGWVYATARPDALGRTTHVWSIRIEDEAGKLVCVSRLTLAVIPLERK
- a CDS encoding hydrolase 1, exosortase A system-associated, which produces MTRRHLTFACEGATLVGTLDIDGASHGTGLLIVSGGNELRAGAWSGQAQLATRLAHAGFPVFRYDRRGVGDSEGENLSFRGALPDIAAALAAFRSAAPHLSRIVAFGNCDAAAALMLFGAELQVDGLVLANPWTIDGEEAPDAMPASAIRSRYLGKLASPREIWRLLSGGVNLGKLARGLRTAAGHSPAHAGLAQDMKAGLDAFAGPVAILLASRDRTAQMFEEAWGGEDPRIARIDSASHSFSDEAAREWLHARLVEALTR
- a CDS encoding M20 metallopeptidase family protein codes for the protein MLQQELLEQARGFSDAIVALRRAIHAEPELGLHTPRTRDKVRNALAHLPLEWREGPSTTGLVATLKGRAGPGRRVLLRGDMDALPMTEETGLPFSSTIPGAMHACGHDTHTAMLAGAAELLCARADRIAGEVQFMFQPGEEGFHGARFMLEDGLIDPLPDAAFALHVMPNSPHGLVAGRAGPLLASADQFDIVVQGRGGHASMPHDALDPVPVACEIVTALQAVVTRKFPVSDPVVATVARIEAGTAHNVIADRVAMRGTLRTLSATNRARLHEALTRVATNIAAAHGLSADVAITPGFPVTVCDARAVDLGEKVVQDLTGERGFHRLDSPIMGAEDFSYVLEKVPGAMFFLGVAHEGVDWRSCCSIHSTRMMVDESVLPLGTAVLAGCAERFLAEGFA